Proteins from a single region of Egibacteraceae bacterium:
- a CDS encoding transglutaminase-like domain-containing protein has protein sequence MNAAVERFAEVAAAPAVDLGVAALAIGAGADPLMDSQVWLEELDRLASGVEGVDGLVDRLFAERGFTGNVRDYSDPENSFLHRVLARRVGIPITLAVVMIEVGRRAGVGLDGVGMPGHFLVRDRADGTLLDPFDHGRPLTLAAAEERFRSTTGAGPEVVFGPPLLPVVGAHQILDRMLANLAGAYRARGAVRDVEWVVRMRLVLPSAGPEVVRSLGEALAGQGRFQQGAEEVETRAEDDPELLAAARALRARLN, from the coding sequence ATGAACGCAGCCGTGGAGCGCTTCGCCGAGGTCGCCGCCGCACCGGCGGTGGATCTCGGTGTCGCGGCGCTCGCGATCGGTGCTGGCGCGGACCCGCTGATGGACTCCCAGGTGTGGCTGGAGGAGCTCGACCGCCTCGCCTCCGGCGTCGAGGGGGTCGACGGACTGGTGGATCGCCTGTTCGCCGAGCGCGGCTTCACCGGCAACGTGCGCGACTACAGCGACCCCGAGAACTCCTTCCTCCATCGGGTGCTCGCCCGCCGGGTCGGCATCCCGATCACCCTCGCGGTGGTGATGATCGAGGTCGGCCGGCGTGCCGGCGTCGGGCTCGACGGGGTCGGCATGCCCGGGCACTTCCTGGTGCGCGACCGGGCCGACGGCACGCTCCTCGACCCCTTCGACCACGGCCGGCCCCTGACCCTGGCGGCGGCCGAGGAGCGTTTCCGGTCCACCACGGGCGCCGGGCCCGAGGTGGTGTTCGGCCCCCCGCTGCTGCCCGTGGTCGGCGCGCACCAGATCCTCGACCGGATGCTCGCCAACCTGGCCGGCGCCTACCGCGCCCGCGGTGCCGTCCGTGACGTCGAGTGGGTGGTGCGCATGCGTTTGGTGCTGCCGTCGGCGGGTCCCGAGGTGGTGCGCTCATTGGGCGAGGCGCTGGCCGGCCAGGGCCGCTTCCAGCAGGGCGCCGAGGAGGTCGAGACGCGCGCCGAGGACGACCCCGAGCTGCTCGCGGCCGCGCGGGCGTTGCGCGCCCGCCTCAACTGA
- a CDS encoding transglycosylase domain-containing protein produces MWAATVVLGMLRLSSVVRHRVRPGLGRASRAGVDATGWWVGHVADALLRAGRVAPRAMAGYVGWWSRAAPAAGRRLVDATGWVLTRGTEVVRRASGRLVHSFTGFMTVTAAAVTWVVVVAAALVPAAEGYGEVVDVEFAVPEDTTLPRLAQRSVVYAADGSELAVLHDEQDRREVPFDSVPDHVWQAVLAAEDRRFFSHDGYDVEAISRAAVANVQARGVAQGGSTITQQLAKMNFLSAERTLERKAEELAYALAMEERFSKEELLERYLNQVYFGGGAYGVAAAAEEWFDAPPERLSLEQAATLAAMIRAPGRLDPRNNPDAVEARRDAVLRGMGEEGYISRERAEFAVDVPLLVMPRRERPVVEPFVVEAVKRDFFENPAFGETRPERIDRLFTGGLRIHTTIDPRVQDAAHAVVEAHYPNAASERTAAIAAVDPRTGRIVATHSGVDFEAEAYDLATQGRRQPGSAFKTLVLATALERGRSIHSTISGGGPRAFAWDPHQEPYVVRNFANSSYGTLTLHEALVRSVNTAFVELMLTTGISFVVEKAGEFGIDTDEAFGSLPNQGPAMAIGGMFRGVTPLEMASAIGVFATGGERAAPYVIERVDDANGNEVYRHAAERTRVVSPQTAGSMIDAMRAVVNRGTGTRARLPGWDVGGKTGTSQIFADAWFIGTTPVLSTAVWVGHPDGRVPYPGMTGGQFAAPVWRDFMQSALEGRPPEPFPVPPPPPAPPPPAPPPPAP; encoded by the coding sequence ATGTGGGCGGCCACCGTGGTGCTGGGCATGCTCCGGCTCTCGTCGGTGGTGCGCCACCGCGTGCGGCCGGGCTTGGGTCGGGCGTCCCGCGCCGGTGTCGACGCGACCGGATGGTGGGTCGGGCATGTGGCAGACGCACTGCTGCGCGCCGGCCGGGTGGCACCGCGCGCCATGGCTGGCTACGTCGGGTGGTGGTCCCGCGCGGCGCCCGCCGCCGGACGTCGTCTGGTGGACGCCACCGGGTGGGTGCTCACCCGCGGGACCGAGGTCGTCCGCCGGGCGAGCGGACGGCTCGTGCACTCCTTCACCGGGTTCATGACGGTGACCGCGGCCGCGGTCACCTGGGTGGTGGTCGTCGCGGCGGCGCTCGTGCCGGCCGCCGAGGGCTACGGTGAGGTCGTCGACGTCGAGTTCGCGGTGCCGGAGGACACCACCCTGCCGCGGCTGGCGCAACGCAGCGTCGTGTACGCCGCCGACGGCAGCGAGCTGGCGGTCCTCCACGACGAGCAGGATCGGCGCGAGGTGCCCTTCGACAGCGTGCCCGACCACGTCTGGCAGGCGGTGCTCGCCGCCGAGGACCGCCGCTTCTTCTCCCACGACGGGTACGACGTCGAGGCGATCAGCCGGGCCGCCGTCGCCAACGTCCAGGCCCGCGGCGTCGCCCAGGGCGGGTCCACGATCACCCAGCAGCTGGCCAAGATGAACTTCCTGTCCGCCGAGCGGACCCTGGAGCGCAAGGCCGAGGAGCTCGCGTACGCGCTCGCCATGGAGGAGCGCTTCTCCAAGGAGGAGCTGCTGGAGCGCTACCTCAACCAGGTGTACTTCGGCGGTGGCGCCTACGGCGTGGCCGCGGCCGCGGAGGAGTGGTTCGACGCCCCTCCGGAACGGCTCTCGCTGGAGCAGGCCGCCACGCTCGCGGCCATGATCCGGGCCCCGGGCCGACTCGACCCGCGCAACAACCCGGACGCCGTCGAGGCCCGACGCGACGCCGTGCTGCGCGGCATGGGCGAGGAGGGCTACATCAGCCGGGAGCGCGCCGAGTTCGCCGTGGACGTGCCGCTGCTGGTCATGCCCCGCCGGGAGCGCCCCGTCGTGGAGCCCTTCGTGGTCGAGGCGGTGAAGCGGGACTTCTTCGAGAACCCGGCCTTCGGGGAGACCCGGCCCGAGCGCATCGACCGACTGTTCACCGGGGGCCTGCGGATCCACACGACGATCGACCCGCGCGTGCAGGACGCGGCGCACGCCGTGGTGGAGGCCCACTACCCGAATGCCGCGAGCGAGCGCACCGCGGCGATCGCCGCCGTGGACCCGCGCACGGGGCGCATCGTGGCGACCCACAGCGGGGTCGACTTCGAGGCGGAGGCCTACGACCTCGCGACCCAGGGGCGACGCCAGCCGGGCAGCGCGTTCAAGACGCTCGTGCTCGCCACCGCCCTGGAGCGGGGCCGCTCCATCCACTCGACGATCAGCGGGGGCGGTCCGCGGGCCTTCGCCTGGGACCCGCACCAGGAGCCCTACGTGGTGCGCAACTTCGCCAACTCCAGCTACGGGACGCTCACGCTGCACGAAGCCCTGGTCCGCAGCGTGAACACCGCGTTCGTCGAGCTCATGCTGACCACCGGCATCAGCTTCGTGGTGGAGAAGGCCGGGGAGTTCGGCATCGACACCGACGAGGCCTTCGGCAGCCTCCCGAACCAGGGGCCGGCGATGGCCATCGGCGGGATGTTCCGGGGGGTCACCCCCCTGGAGATGGCCTCGGCCATCGGGGTGTTCGCCACCGGCGGGGAGCGTGCCGCGCCCTACGTCATCGAGCGCGTGGACGATGCGAACGGCAACGAGGTCTACCGCCACGCGGCGGAGCGCACGCGGGTGGTCAGCCCCCAGACCGCCGGGAGCATGATCGACGCGATGCGCGCGGTCGTGAACCGCGGCACGGGCACGCGCGCGCGGTTGCCGGGCTGGGATGTGGGCGGCAAGACGGGCACCTCCCAGATCTTCGCCGACGCCTGGTTCATCGGGACGACGCCCGTGCTGTCGACGGCCGTGTGGGTCGGCCACCCCGATGGGCGCGTGCCCTACCCGGGGATGACCGGCGGCCAGTTCGCCGCCCCGGTCTGGCGTGACTTCATGCAATCGGCGCTGGAGGGCAGGCCACCCGAGCCGTTCCCGGTGCCGCCCCCGCCACCTGCGCCCCCGCCGCCCGCGCCCCCGCCGCCCGCGCCGTAG
- the proS gene encoding proline--tRNA ligase codes for MAKNILTPQAEDFPRWYQDIVAKADLAESGPARGTMIIKPWGYAIWEHIQAALDVRIKATGHDNAYFPLFIPEEFLRREAEHVEGFSPELAIVTHGGGKELAEPLAVRPTSETTIGDAMSRWIQGHRDLPMKLNQWANVVRWELRPRLFLRTTEFLWQEGHTAHATGEEAQAETLQMLGIYDEVIRGVLGIPAVLGRKTRAETFPGAVVTYALEGLMRDGKALQMGTSHNLGQNFARAFDIGFSDEQGQRQLVHTTSWGVSTRVVGGLIMAHGDDRGLRLPPAVAPAQVVVLAIKDEVVDECARLVDALVAAGVRARLDATTSQSFGRRAVGWELKGVPVRLEVGPRDLAAGEVTLVRRDAEGKQAMALGSVAEAVPRLLDEIQASMLEQALAFREGHTREAERREDIDGAGLWRIPWDTLGTAGEARLAADGYSVRCLVTAAGGLPAPDDTDSLVAYVGRAY; via the coding sequence ATGGCGAAGAATATCTTGACCCCGCAGGCGGAGGATTTCCCCCGCTGGTACCAGGATATCGTGGCCAAGGCCGATCTCGCGGAGAGCGGTCCGGCGCGCGGTACGATGATCATCAAGCCGTGGGGCTACGCGATCTGGGAGCACATCCAGGCGGCGCTCGACGTCCGCATCAAAGCCACCGGCCACGACAACGCGTACTTCCCGCTGTTCATCCCCGAGGAGTTCCTGCGGCGCGAGGCCGAGCACGTGGAGGGCTTCAGCCCCGAGCTCGCCATCGTCACCCACGGCGGCGGCAAGGAGCTCGCCGAGCCGCTCGCGGTCCGCCCCACCTCGGAGACCACCATCGGCGACGCCATGAGCCGTTGGATCCAGGGCCACCGCGACCTGCCCATGAAGCTGAACCAGTGGGCCAACGTCGTGCGGTGGGAGCTGCGGCCCCGGCTGTTCCTGCGCACCACCGAGTTCCTCTGGCAGGAGGGCCACACCGCCCATGCCACCGGCGAGGAGGCGCAGGCGGAGACCCTGCAGATGCTCGGCATCTACGACGAGGTCATCCGCGGCGTGCTCGGGATCCCCGCGGTGCTCGGGCGCAAGACCCGCGCGGAGACGTTCCCGGGCGCGGTCGTCACCTACGCCCTCGAAGGGCTCATGCGGGACGGCAAGGCGCTGCAGATGGGCACAAGCCACAACCTGGGGCAGAACTTCGCCAGGGCCTTCGACATCGGGTTCTCCGACGAGCAGGGCCAGCGCCAGCTCGTGCACACCACCTCGTGGGGCGTGTCCACACGGGTCGTCGGCGGCCTGATCATGGCGCACGGCGACGACCGCGGGCTGCGCCTGCCGCCCGCGGTCGCCCCCGCCCAGGTGGTCGTGCTCGCCATCAAGGACGAGGTGGTGGACGAGTGCGCCCGCCTGGTCGACGCGTTGGTGGCCGCCGGGGTGCGCGCCCGCCTGGACGCGACCACCAGCCAGTCGTTCGGCCGGCGGGCCGTCGGCTGGGAGCTGAAGGGCGTGCCCGTGCGCCTGGAGGTCGGTCCCCGCGACCTCGCGGCGGGCGAGGTCACCCTGGTGCGCCGTGACGCCGAGGGCAAGCAGGCCATGGCGCTGGGGTCGGTCGCCGAGGCGGTGCCGCGCCTGCTCGACGAGATCCAGGCCTCGATGCTGGAGCAGGCGCTGGCCTTCCGCGAGGGCCACACCCGCGAGGCCGAGCGCCGCGAGGACATCGACGGCGCCGGCCTGTGGCGCATCCCGTGGGACACGTTGGGCACCGCCGGAGAGGCCCGCCTGGCCGCGGACGGCTACAGCGTGCGCTGCCTCGTGACCGCCGCTGGCGGCCTGCCGGCCCCGGACGACACGGACAGCCTCGTCGCCTACGTCGGGCGCGCCTACTGA
- the larC gene encoding nickel pincer cofactor biosynthesis protein LarC, which produces MRVLHVDPFSGASGDMLLGALVDAGVALEGIVAVLAGLDVDGWDVTAETVTRAGLGGTRVHVTAREDGVVRTWAKVHELLTGARLPEPVRARAMATFRRLAEAEAHIHRRDVDRVHFHEVGALDAIIDIVGVCAGLDLLGVSRVTCAPIAQGTGMTRSDHGLLPVPAPAVLALLAGAPTYATGEAVELCTPTGAALLAEWTDEWTDLPLMVVDVAGYGAGARELDRPNLLRVVVGDTTGDTAHDGGRTQALVLATAVDDLSGELVPGVLDALRAAGAHDAWASPVIMKKGRPGVEVTCLSDPGLGDTLRGVLFTETTTLGVRGWLVDKWALDRRWVTVAVAGQPIRLKVGTLDGAVVNVAPEFEDAVAAGAATGLPVKEILARARAGWTSGADLDALMAPII; this is translated from the coding sequence ATGAGGGTCCTGCACGTCGATCCGTTCTCCGGGGCCAGCGGCGACATGCTCCTCGGCGCCCTGGTCGATGCGGGCGTCGCGCTGGAGGGCATCGTGGCGGTCCTGGCGGGCCTGGATGTCGACGGCTGGGACGTCACAGCGGAGACGGTCACCCGGGCCGGCCTCGGCGGGACCCGCGTGCACGTCACCGCCCGCGAGGACGGCGTCGTGCGCACCTGGGCCAAGGTCCACGAACTGCTCACCGGCGCCCGACTGCCCGAGCCCGTGCGGGCCCGGGCCATGGCGACGTTCCGCCGCCTCGCCGAGGCGGAGGCGCACATCCATCGCCGGGATGTCGACCGCGTGCACTTCCACGAGGTCGGGGCCCTTGACGCCATCATCGACATCGTCGGGGTGTGCGCTGGCCTGGACCTCCTCGGGGTCAGCCGGGTGACCTGCGCACCCATCGCCCAGGGCACCGGGATGACGCGCAGCGACCACGGCCTGCTGCCGGTGCCCGCGCCGGCGGTGCTCGCCCTGCTGGCCGGGGCGCCGACCTACGCCACCGGCGAAGCGGTCGAGCTGTGCACCCCCACCGGCGCCGCGTTGCTCGCCGAGTGGACCGACGAGTGGACCGACCTGCCCCTGATGGTCGTCGACGTCGCGGGCTACGGCGCGGGGGCCCGCGAGCTGGATCGCCCCAACCTGCTGCGCGTCGTGGTGGGGGACACGACGGGGGACACGGCACACGACGGGGGCCGCACACAGGCCCTCGTGCTGGCCACCGCTGTGGACGACCTGTCCGGAGAGCTGGTCCCCGGCGTCCTGGACGCGCTGCGGGCGGCGGGCGCCCACGACGCCTGGGCCAGTCCGGTCATCATGAAGAAGGGGCGGCCGGGCGTGGAGGTCACGTGCCTGTCCGACCCCGGGCTGGGCGACACGCTGCGCGGCGTGCTGTTCACCGAGACCACCACGCTCGGCGTGCGCGGATGGCTGGTCGACAAGTGGGCGTTGGACCGCCGGTGGGTGACCGTCGCCGTGGCCGGCCAGCCGATCCGGCTGAAGGTCGGCACCCTGGACGGCGCCGTGGTCAACGTGGCGCCGGAGTTCGAGGACGCCGTGGCCGCCGGGGCGGCCACCGGCCTGCCCGTCAAGGAGATCCTGGCCCGCGCCCGCGCCGGGTGGACGTCGGGTGCCGACCTGGACGCGCTGATGGCGCCGATCATCG
- the larB gene encoding nickel pincer cofactor biosynthesis protein LarB codes for MEPFARLDHGRPARTGEPEVVFAEPKTPDQVAALVAELVAGGSTPVMATRCSPAHAAAVPDADYDPVSRLLVVRRSAPDPALGTVVVASGGTGDLPVAAEAVGVLGAFGVTCTLLADLGVSHLDRVLAVAEELAAADVVVVVAGMEATLPTVVAGMVAAPVVAVPTSVGYGAAFDGLAALLSTLTSCAPGVAVVNIDNGFGGAMLARRILRVRTP; via the coding sequence ATGGAACCCTTCGCCCGCCTGGACCACGGCCGCCCCGCCCGCACCGGCGAGCCGGAGGTCGTGTTCGCCGAGCCGAAGACGCCCGACCAGGTCGCCGCGCTGGTCGCCGAGCTGGTCGCGGGCGGTTCGACGCCGGTGATGGCCACGCGCTGCTCGCCGGCCCACGCCGCCGCGGTGCCCGACGCGGACTACGACCCCGTCTCCCGGCTGCTCGTCGTGCGGCGCAGCGCACCCGACCCGGCCCTGGGCACCGTGGTGGTCGCGAGCGGGGGCACCGGTGACCTGCCAGTGGCCGCCGAGGCGGTCGGGGTGCTGGGCGCGTTCGGGGTGACGTGCACCCTGCTCGCCGACCTGGGCGTGTCCCACCTGGACCGGGTGCTCGCCGTGGCCGAGGAGCTCGCCGCCGCCGACGTCGTCGTCGTGGTCGCCGGGATGGAGGCCACCCTGCCGACCGTGGTCGCGGGCATGGTGGCGGCGCCGGTCGTGGCGGTGCCGACCAGCGTCGGCTACGGCGCGGCGTTCGACGGACTGGCAGCGCTGCTGTCCACCCTGACGTCCTGCGCGCCCGGGGTGGCCGTGGTCAACATCGACAACGGCTTCGGGGGCGCCATGCTCGCCCGCCGGATCCTGCGGGTGCGCACCCCGTGA
- a CDS encoding DUF4446 family protein, translating into MELTTEAIGTLLLGAIAVGVVAIVLSVLALVGQRRVRAAYRMFSQGSREDVLTLLKQHIDEVGGLRGEVARLGRRSDELRDLLRSSVSRVGTVRYDAFEDLGGRLSFSSALLDEHGDGLVITAINGRTDTRTYVKPVTGGSSKHNLSGEETEAIDQALAMAGRTGGPSGGSDGSDVVRSPRGRSQRPATSR; encoded by the coding sequence GTGGAGCTGACGACAGAGGCAATCGGGACCCTGCTCCTGGGCGCGATCGCCGTCGGGGTGGTCGCGATCGTGCTGTCGGTGCTCGCCCTGGTCGGCCAGCGGCGTGTGCGTGCGGCCTACCGCATGTTCAGCCAGGGCAGCCGCGAGGACGTGCTCACGCTGCTCAAGCAGCACATCGACGAGGTTGGCGGTCTGCGCGGGGAGGTGGCGCGCCTGGGGCGGCGCAGCGACGAGCTGCGCGACCTGCTGCGGTCGTCGGTGTCGCGCGTCGGCACCGTGCGCTACGACGCCTTCGAGGACCTGGGCGGACGCCTGTCGTTCTCGTCGGCGCTGCTCGACGAGCACGGCGACGGGCTGGTCATCACCGCTATCAACGGACGCACGGACACGCGCACCTACGTCAAGCCGGTGACCGGCGGGAGCAGCAAGCACAACCTGTCGGGCGAGGAGACCGAGGCCATCGACCAGGCCCTGGCGATGGCTGGGCGCACCGGTGGCCCGTCCGGCGGGAGCGACGGCAGCGACGTCGTCCGCAGCCCCCGCGGGCGCAGCCAGCGGCCGGCAACCAGCCGGTGA
- the pheA gene encoding prephenate dehydratase: MTRVAFLGPEGTFTSEAARLAVPDAVREPLPTIDDVIDAVRAGTVDAGVVPIENSIEGSVNLTLDALAFGPAGAVVRGEIEIPISMNLLAPSGTDLADIKVVRSQPHALAQCRGWLADHLAGVAVEAATSTAEAAREAANTRGVAALGTRLAAERYDLAVLVANIQDYPGNTTRFVMLGRRLTLPTGADKTSVVVFLGEDRPGLLMRVLDEFALRGINLTKIESRPTKQALGEYCMFIDCAGHISEARVGEALRSVHRHVADLRILGSYPRADALATTPAPADSEAAYTSAARWYAGLMEGMEPPVG; the protein is encoded by the coding sequence GTGACCCGGGTCGCCTTCCTCGGGCCGGAGGGGACCTTCACCTCCGAGGCCGCCCGGCTGGCCGTTCCCGACGCCGTCCGCGAGCCGCTGCCCACCATCGACGACGTGATCGACGCGGTCCGCGCGGGCACGGTCGACGCCGGCGTCGTGCCGATCGAGAACTCGATCGAGGGGTCCGTGAACCTCACGCTGGACGCGCTGGCGTTCGGTCCGGCAGGCGCCGTGGTGCGCGGCGAGATCGAGATCCCCATCTCGATGAACCTGCTCGCTCCGTCGGGCACCGACCTCGCCGACATCAAGGTGGTGCGCAGCCAGCCCCACGCGCTGGCGCAGTGCCGCGGGTGGCTGGCCGACCACCTGGCGGGCGTGGCGGTGGAGGCGGCCACGTCGACCGCCGAGGCGGCCCGCGAGGCCGCGAACACCCGCGGTGTCGCCGCGCTCGGCACGCGCCTCGCCGCAGAGCGCTACGACCTCGCGGTGCTGGTGGCAAACATCCAGGACTATCCGGGCAACACCACGCGCTTCGTGATGCTCGGCCGTCGGTTGACCCTGCCCACGGGCGCGGACAAGACCTCCGTGGTGGTGTTCTTGGGCGAGGACCGTCCGGGTCTGCTCATGCGCGTGCTCGACGAGTTCGCGCTGCGCGGGATCAACCTCACCAAGATCGAGTCGCGTCCGACCAAGCAGGCGCTCGGCGAGTACTGCATGTTCATCGACTGCGCCGGCCACATCAGCGAGGCGCGCGTCGGCGAGGCGCTGCGCAGCGTCCACCGCCACGTCGCGGACCTGCGCATCCTGGGGTCCTACCCCCGCGCGGACGCCCTGGCGACCACGCCGGCGCCGGCTGACTCCGAGGCCGCCTACACGTCCGCGGCGCGGTGGTACGCCGGGCTGATGGAGGGCATGGAGCCGCCGGTCGGTTGA